The following coding sequences are from one Triticum aestivum cultivar Chinese Spring chromosome 5A, IWGSC CS RefSeq v2.1, whole genome shotgun sequence window:
- the LOC123103969 gene encoding uncharacterized protein, producing MPCLAHDRHPSPRPPAANHCKSLSCLIRETYAHCHVPCIGIAGAGWSSGDDSDDDDDDMLDTKQVILNEIRNRQLRKESRCSVDSAALSGAFIWFFTPLDPRSVLEKVSSPEKHVVAGEEKGEAEAGSDAGDVESEAYFSVKSFFTRSTSRAATVASLTDMDPPATWDGFRDCEGWPFGLCRRPAVPPLPSTPADSWKWRKQSSGRSLAASPRPSHGDKITAS from the exons ATGCCTTGCTTGGCGCACGACCGCCACCCCAGCCCCAGGCCCCCGGCCGCTAACCACTGCAAGTCCCTCTCCTGCCTCATCCGGGAGACCTACGCGCACTGCCATGTCCCCTGCATCGGGATCGCCGGCGCCGGGTGGAGCTCcggcgacgacagcgacgacgacgatgatgacatGCTCGACACGAAACAG GTGATACTCAACGAGATTAGGAACCGGCAGCTGAGGAAGGAGTCGAGGTGCAGCGTGGACTCGGCGGCCCTGTCGGGCGCCTTCATCTGGTTCTTCACCCCGCTCGACCCGAGAAGCGTTCTGGAGAAGGTCTCGAGCCCTGAGAAGCACGTCGTGGCGGGGGAGGAGAAGGGAGAGGCGGAGGCGGGCAGCGACGCCGGCGACGTGGAGAGCGAGGCGTACTTCTCGGTGAAGAGCTTCTTCACCCGCAGCACGAGCCGGGCGGCGACCGTGGCGTCGCTGACGGACATGGACCCGCCGGCGACGTGGGACGGCTTCCGGGACTGCGAGGGGTGGCCGTTCGGGCTGTGCCGCCGCCCCGCCGTGCCGCCGCTGCCCAGCACGCCGGCCGACTCGTGGAAGTGGCGCAAGCAGAGCAGCGGCCGCAGCCTCGCCGCGAGCCCGCGTCCTTCTCACGGTGACAAGATCACAGCGAGTTGA